From Oreochromis niloticus isolate F11D_XX linkage group LG15, O_niloticus_UMD_NMBU, whole genome shotgun sequence:
TCATCCTGCGAACAGTGTCTGTGCCATCATCTGTCTTGACCCATATCACCAGCCTGTCCGCGGGGCCCCCTGTCATCTTGTAGAAGAACTGCAGACACTGAAGGTTCCTCTTGGGGTAGAGGATTCGTGATTCCAGCATAGCAGACTCCTGAGGCTCCCCAGTCATAGTGTTGAAGTGCATGAAGTATCCagcatctaaaaaaaataaataaacataagacAATATATAATAATGTTTCATTCTCTCTGAAATTACAGTAAACATGAAGAGACATTATTCAGACCTCTGCATTGTCCCAGGAGTGTGTGATCCAGTGCGCCTGCAGAGCTCTGAGTGTGGACCCACTTCACATCATCAGAGGAGGCCTGGATCATCCCACAAATGCTTGCATACTCAAAGGCACACTGATCCAGCAGGGTGAGCGGGCCAGCTGTATGAGAATGAGAGGAGAGGTATGCACATAGGAATGTTTTTTACACAGTCCTATAGCTGtcagatttaaataaatacatgaatataGTTGACTGATTGAAGCCCAGTGCGACAACATATACATACAGCAGTTGTACATCCTGTTGAGCCTGAGGGTGTCCATCTTGCTGAAATCAAGGTACTGGCCAATAATATTGTAGAACTCTGGGATTTTGGTGGTGATAGTGGGGATGGATTCATTCTTATTGAAGGAGAAGGGCCTGTAGTGCATGACGGACTCATAGTCGTATGCAGTGTTTTGATCAGTGATGAAGTCGTCATTGTATTTGTTGAAGTTATGTTGAAGTCCTGCAGGAAATGTTCTCTTATTTAATAAGTGTTATCATAAAAAACAATCATAAATAATTGTACATTTGACACTTCAATTATGTGTCACAATACAATGCATCATAGCATTACACTATAATGATCGTTGTATGTATGTTTGCATGCTCCCTGCCTCTCGTGCACACCGCAGGGTTTGCTAGTGTAATTATTTATGCAGCAGTACACTTTATCCTAATATTTTTTCAGTCAATTTCTACGTAGAAAATGGCTAAATAGAATGAAGGAACTACATATACCTGGCGTAACCTGGTCCAGCCAGATGTTGACATAGTCATCCCGGTCCATGCGGGATTGTTCATGGTAAAATCCCAGCGCATGGAGCAGCTCATGCTCAACCACCGCCTTGTGGTCACAGCCTGGTCCCAGTGACAGGATCTGACCTGTCTGCTGGTCACCAACACTAGAAAAGCACCTATGGGAGAGGAAGCTTTTGATAACAAATTATAACTGCAAATGTTCAAAGCTTGAAAATCAAGTCACCAGTTATGACATAACCCCTCCAAAGAAACTAAGGAAATTACCAACTGTTTTCAAGTAGTACACAATAGTACTGGTGTACTATTGAGTACTATCGGTACTTTTTGTCTAAGCAAAACAAGGTTACCCACACATTCTTGATAAACATTAGACAGTACAAGGATAAGTGTAGATATAAAATGTTAATAACTAAAGGTAAATAGTGCAACCCTAAGCCCTTTGGACAGTGTTCCTCTGTGAAACTTCGTCATCTAGCCTGAACCTAAATGCACCGCTGAGTCCACCAAAACCATTGGTGTCACAGTTTATGACTGTAGTAAATATTTGTGAGGAAGCTAGTCTCATACCCTCCTCTCTTTTCAAACTTGATGTAGgtcttctctccctcataagGCTTGAAGTCAACGCAAGACTTGAGCCTGTACATTTCAAATGCCTGGTGGACGCAGCCTTTGGCATTCAGATCTGCGAAGCAAAGGAAACAGTCACAATTCTCACAGGATATGTTTCATCAGGCACTTTTATAGAGCAAACTGACTTCTGGAAAGATTTGCAGCTTCTTCCTCATTGTCTGATAATCAGAAGGCAAAAAGTGAGACTAAGTGTGAGTCATTAAAGGAACTCACCCAAATCATCACCAAGAATGTAAGGGATCGGAAATTTCCATCTGTATCTTCGGTCAATGAGGGCATTCCTCCCTTTCTGCAGCATGAGAAAGTGTTAAAAACACAGAGATCATAAATGTTATCTAGTAtgataaaaacacaataaaagttGTTTTATTATCATAATTATAACTTTAGTTACTTAAAAACAAGATTAACAGTGATGAGACAAAGCTGCAAATTAAGCAATTCCAAAATGCTCAGCAGCTATTAAGCAAAAGCCTGGTCTGCACTCCGATTACAACTTACGGGAATTAAAATGTCCCCTTCAAACAGGTTGGCATCTGATCCTACAGCacggtaaaaaaagaaaagaaaaagaaactgtgtttaactgcatcagcagcagcaccaaGTATGCAACAGTTTTGATATTACAGCCATTACGTGTTACATATCTCACCCAAGTTTAAGATAGGATTCTCATCTTCTCCATTCTCATACACCTCTGTAACGAAAACAGACTTGGCTCAAAGTCTTTCCACTTCTCTAAAAAGTTCAAGCCTTTCAAGTATCATCTTTGCACATACCGTGTACTTCAGGGGAAATTGGTatctgcaaaacacacacacacacaccaagacGTGCAGGTAAACATTCAGTCTCTTCTTTTAAGTCTCCCTAGAAATGCTGAATGGATACTTACAGTGTATGAAGTGTGCAGAACCACTAATCCCAACAATAACAGCACTCTCTCCATCATGATGCAGCGTGTCCCCACGTAAATGCTGCTTCTTTGGTTTACAAATAATACGACCTTTGGAAGTGGAGGAGCTTTATGCCAGCTGTAAACAGTAACTGAGGGACTTTGACTCAAATTGTTACTGATT
This genomic window contains:
- the mep1a.1 gene encoding meprin A, alpha (PABA peptide hydrolase), tandem duplicate 1 isoform X1 — encoded protein: MMERVLLLLGLVVLHTSYTIPISPEVHEVYENGEDENPILNLGSDANLFEGDILIPKGRNALIDRRYRWKFPIPYILGDDLDLNAKGCVHQAFEMYRLKSCVDFKPYEGEKTYIKFEKRGGCFSSVGDQQTGQILSLGPGCDHKAVVEHELLHALGFYHEQSRMDRDDYVNIWLDQVTPGLQHNFNKYNDDFITDQNTAYDYESVMHYRPFSFNKNESIPTITTKIPEFYNIIGQYLDFSKMDTLRLNRMYNCSGPLTLLDQCAFEYASICGMIQASSDDVKWVHTQSSAGALDHTLLGQCRDAGYFMHFNTMTGEPQESAMLESRILYPKRNLQCLQFFYKMTGGPADRLVIWVKTDDGTDTVRRMKKIRTFYADADHTWKITHIQLEVDVKFRYAFQAVRGDPSASTGGIYIDDISLTETRCPNAAWRIQNFSKIMEMADTSTVIDSPRFYSPEGYGYGVRVIPLSSYTDYTGNYTGLYFHLASGENDVVMQWPAVNRQATLVVMDQDPDIKLRMSSARSLTTDMRTTSDGKLLWDNPSKVGKYDPSCDCYRGQSWGWRNFIKHFDLRRRNYLKNDDLIIFVDFEDITSLIYTEVPIKPVE
- the mep1a.1 gene encoding meprin A, alpha (PABA peptide hydrolase), tandem duplicate 1 isoform X2, whose protein sequence is MMERVLLLLGLVVLHTSYTIPISPEVHEVYENGEDENPILNLGSDANLFEGDILIPKGRNALIDRRYRWKFPIPYILGDDLDLNAKGCVHQAFEMYRLKSCVDFKPYEGEKTYIKFEKRGGCFSSVGDQQTGQILSLGPGCDHKAVVEHELLHALGFYHEQSRMDRDDYVNIWLDQVTPGLQHNFNKYNDDFITDQNTAYDYESVMHYRPFSFNKNESIPTITTKIPEFYNIIGQYLDFSKMDTLRLNRMYNCSGPLTLLDQCAFEYASICGMIQASSDDVKWVHTQSSAGALDHTLLGQCRDAGYFMHFNTMTGEPQESAMLESRILYPKRNLQCLQFFYKMTGGPADRLVIWVKTDDGTDTVRRMKKIRTFYADADHTWKITHIQLEVDVKFRYAFQAVRGDPSASTGGIYIDDISLTETRCPNAAWRIQNFSKIMEMADTSTVIDSPRFYSPEASDGKLLWDNPSKVGKYDPSCDCYRGQSWGWRNFIKHFDLRRRNYLKNDDLIIFVDFEDITSLIYTEVPIKPVE